The proteins below come from a single Oxobacter pfennigii genomic window:
- a CDS encoding PadR family transcriptional regulator: MNDKDKVPINWVEEQKKLEEEYKRKLAELKKLRQDNEMIGKILTRGILPTLVLNIVFQQPSNGNEISTRIGDITDGSWQPSTGGIYPILKRYENQGLITGKWDDPDKRVKKIYTITDKGLKELTYQKQALINSLNKTVDVFNNIIKNLK; the protein is encoded by the coding sequence ATGAATGATAAGGACAAAGTACCTATAAATTGGGTGGAAGAACAAAAGAAGCTAGAAGAAGAATATAAAAGAAAGCTGGCTGAACTTAAAAAACTTCGCCAAGATAATGAAATGATAGGTAAAATACTGACAAGGGGTATACTTCCTACCCTTGTTTTAAACATTGTATTTCAGCAGCCTTCAAATGGCAATGAAATATCAACAAGGATAGGGGATATTACCGATGGCTCATGGCAGCCGAGCACAGGAGGCATTTATCCTATACTCAAGCGATATGAGAACCAGGGACTGATTACAGGAAAGTGGGATGATCCTGATAAAAGAGTTAAAAAAATCTACACCATAACGGATAAAGGCTTAAAAGAACTCACTTATCAAAAACAGGCACTTATTAACAGTCTGAATAAAACTGTGGATGTGTTTAATAATATAATAAAGAATTTAAAATAG
- a CDS encoding S1C family serine protease: protein MDDRNYGFDGRNNSTNNDNNSANNKMLIPSGYSSYYVPKKKSNFKTYVAIILATSVISSSIVGTALYSRFSAALKEQAESLTAPASSLNYTASTGENSSNAKLVNSSSILGGFSVTQIAKKVGPSVVGIRMTVASANMGRNIVGGLPQSSGEGSGVIISSDGYIMTNYHVVEYADPQNTLSKNTTLEVFMPDGRQVKAAYVGGDWRTDLAVIKVDLKDLPVAELGDSSALEVGEQAVAIGNPLGMEFAGSVTAGVISALNRKVEMEDKTLNLIQTDAAINPGNSGGALVNSKGQVIGINTVKISVTGVEGLGFAIPMNDAKPIIEQLKMFGYVKGRPFIGISGEEVTEVISKQYGLPVGVYVLGVTAGSGAQSAGIQKGDIIVSLGGKEVKTMKDIDNIKKSYKAGDTVDAVIVRNNVNMNIKITFTEEK, encoded by the coding sequence ATGGATGATAGGAATTATGGATTTGACGGAAGAAATAACAGCACTAATAACGACAATAATTCAGCAAATAATAAAATGCTAATACCGTCAGGATATTCAAGTTATTATGTTCCTAAAAAGAAATCAAATTTTAAAACATATGTGGCCATTATTCTGGCAACTTCAGTTATTTCAAGCAGCATAGTGGGCACTGCATTATATTCAAGATTTTCCGCCGCATTGAAAGAGCAGGCTGAAAGCTTAACAGCACCGGCATCAAGTTTAAATTACACTGCCTCAACCGGTGAAAACAGCAGCAATGCAAAATTGGTCAATAGCAGCTCTATATTAGGCGGTTTTTCCGTAACCCAAATTGCTAAGAAAGTAGGACCATCGGTAGTGGGAATAAGGATGACGGTGGCCAGTGCTAATATGGGCAGAAACATAGTTGGAGGTTTGCCCCAGTCAAGCGGCGAAGGCTCGGGAGTAATCATAAGCTCCGACGGATATATCATGACAAATTATCACGTTGTGGAATATGCAGACCCACAGAACACTTTAAGTAAAAACACTACATTGGAAGTATTCATGCCTGACGGCAGGCAGGTTAAAGCAGCTTATGTGGGCGGTGACTGGAGAACCGACCTTGCTGTTATTAAAGTGGATTTAAAGGATCTTCCCGTAGCCGAACTTGGGGATTCTTCCGCTCTCGAAGTTGGTGAGCAGGCAGTAGCAATTGGCAATCCATTAGGTATGGAATTTGCCGGTTCTGTCACCGCCGGAGTTATAAGTGCCTTAAACAGAAAGGTTGAAATGGAAGATAAAACCCTGAATCTCATCCAGACGGATGCAGCCATAAATCCCGGAAACAGCGGCGGCGCTCTTGTAAATTCCAAGGGGCAGGTAATAGGTATTAATACAGTTAAAATATCCGTAACCGGCGTTGAAGGACTTGGTTTTGCAATACCAATGAATGATGCCAAACCAATCATTGAACAATTAAAGATGTTCGGTTATGTAAAAGGAAGACCCTTCATAGGTATATCCGGTGAAGAAGTAACAGAAGTTATATCTAAGCAGTATGGCCTGCCGGTTGGCGTCTATGTGCTTGGGGTAACCGCCGGAAGCGGAGCACAGAGTGCCGGAATACAAAAAGGCGATATAATCGTCAGCTTAGGCGGCAAGGAAGTTAAAACCATGAAGGATATTGACAACATCAAAAAGAGCTATAAAGCCGGTGATACCGTTGACGCTGTAATCGTCAGAAACAATGTAAACATGAATATAAAAATAACTTTCACAGAAGAGAAATAG
- a CDS encoding DUF1450 domain-containing protein yields the protein MAEIKFCEQNFSEGAEEVIEKLKEDGISFEVESCLSQCGECSMGPFALVDDDLVQGEDADDLYEKIKELI from the coding sequence ATGGCTGAAATCAAGTTTTGCGAACAAAATTTCTCAGAAGGTGCTGAAGAAGTAATCGAAAAATTAAAGGAGGATGGAATTTCCTTTGAAGTTGAATCCTGCTTAAGCCAATGCGGAGAATGTTCAATGGGACCCTTTGCACTTGTTGATGACGATCTGGTTCAAGGCGAGGATGCCGACGATTTGTATGAAAAAATAAAGGAGCTTATATAA
- a CDS encoding PadR family transcriptional regulator: MAEGNERCALTEAVYYILLALHTPMHGYGIMQFVKEMSSSRVNLGPGTLYGAINTMLVKGWIKALEGESDSRKKEYEITIEGRSIVQDEVKRLEELLYNGKKIAGRD; encoded by the coding sequence ATGGCAGAGGGAAATGAGAGATGTGCATTAACGGAAGCAGTTTATTATATACTTTTAGCATTGCATACACCCATGCACGGTTATGGCATCATGCAGTTTGTAAAAGAAATGAGCAGCAGCAGGGTGAATTTAGGCCCGGGAACGTTATATGGAGCAATAAACACAATGCTTGTAAAAGGATGGATAAAAGCCCTTGAGGGTGAGAGTGACAGCAGGAAGAAGGAATACGAGATAACCATTGAAGGCAGAAGCATTGTGCAGGATGAGGTAAAAAGGCTGGAAGAGCTCTTATATAACGGAAAAAAAATAGCCGGGAGGGATTAA
- a CDS encoding DUF2812 domain-containing protein, producing MKTVIWKVFFNFEKEEKWLNDMAAKGLSFIDYTFGRYLFEEGTPGEYIYRLELLNEMPSHAESKAYIKFMEESGIECVSTYLRWAFFRKKAADGPFDLYSDYDSRIKHYKRVIAWTAVGLALNLFAALLNVFIGLRLGSSGRSSFNLYFSTISWAVTIILIPMLISYIRKIFIMKKEKNIYE from the coding sequence GTGAAGACTGTAATCTGGAAAGTATTTTTTAATTTTGAAAAGGAAGAAAAATGGCTCAATGATATGGCTGCTAAAGGTCTCAGCTTTATTGATTACACTTTTGGAAGATATTTATTTGAAGAAGGCACTCCGGGGGAATATATCTACAGGCTGGAGCTTTTAAATGAAATGCCCTCCCATGCCGAGAGCAAAGCATATATAAAATTTATGGAAGAGTCAGGAATAGAATGTGTCAGCACCTATTTAAGATGGGCTTTTTTCAGGAAGAAAGCAGCAGATGGCCCCTTTGATTTGTATTCCGATTATGACTCCAGAATAAAGCATTACAAAAGAGTGATAGCGTGGACTGCAGTGGGGTTGGCGCTGAACCTTTTTGCTGCTCTTCTTAACGTTTTTATAGGTTTGAGGTTGGGAAGCAGCGGCCGGTCTTCCTTTAATTTATATTTCTCCACTATAAGCTGGGCGGTAACCATAATATTGATCCCCATGTTGATTTCTTATATCAGAAAAATTTTTATAATGAAAAAAGAAAAAAACATTTATGAGTAG
- the fdhF gene encoding formate dehydrogenase subunit alpha: protein MIGVNINGKDYDIPEDITVFDACKKLKINIPSLCYDDRLAPNLSCNLCVVEVEGQDNLLNSCSLKAKDSMKILTHSDKVIQKRKEALAEMLKSHSQECTDCHKSNVCKLKSYCKEYKIKSRGTKVKDRYPIDKSNPFYDIDPNKCILCGKCINVCRELQGRGCLEINEKGYISRKNNEDNMCESCGNCLDVCPTGAIKEAKFDEEFAEMAEFDSINEEEKKVKTTCSYCGVGCQLELLVKAGKVVEVKPVNVPPNNGLLCVKGKFGYKFINHPDRLKTPLIKKNGKFVEATWEEAYTLITDKAKEIKNKYGGSAFGGLSSARCTNEENYLFQKLIRAVFGTNNIDHCARLUHSSTVVGLAATLGSGAMTNSINEILNTDLMFIIGSNTTENHPVIANKMRQAKKNGAKLIVADPRRIDLAKIADIHLQLKPGTNIALLNAMMYEIIENDLYDKEYVMERTEGFEKLKEHLKDFTPEIVAPICGIDAEEIKKAARMYAEADKAGIYYAMGITQHVSGSHSVMVLSNLAMLCGNIGKESAGVNPLRGQNNVQGSCDMGGLPGDFPGYQKVYNKAVREKFEKAWGAPLPSKAGLTLSEIIHGGEDGTIKFLYIMGENPMMTDPDLKNVKKDLEAVEFMVVQDIFLTETAALAHVVLPAGSFAEKDGTFTNTERRVQRVRKAIEPVGDSKADWEIIMEIMNRLGYEKKYTHPSEIMEEIASLTPQYGGITYDRIEEIGIQWPCPTPGHPGTQILHEGGFSRGKALFVTVDNISSAELADVDYPFIMTTGRVLFQYHSMTMTGRVDELNSKAPDSYLEMNTATVERLGLKNGDKVKVSSRRGSVETQIKSTDFIDEDVLFMPFHYRDAKVNYLTNPRVDPLAKIPELKVAAVRVEKVQ, encoded by the coding sequence ATGATAGGTGTAAACATAAACGGCAAGGATTATGATATACCCGAAGATATCACAGTCTTTGATGCCTGTAAAAAACTTAAAATAAATATTCCTTCATTATGCTATGATGACAGATTAGCGCCCAATTTATCCTGTAATCTCTGTGTCGTAGAGGTAGAGGGCCAAGACAATCTGTTAAATTCCTGCAGCCTTAAGGCTAAAGATAGCATGAAGATTTTAACCCACAGCGACAAGGTCATACAAAAAAGAAAAGAAGCATTGGCTGAAATGCTGAAAAGCCACTCTCAGGAATGCACTGACTGCCATAAAAGCAATGTCTGTAAGCTGAAATCTTATTGCAAGGAATATAAAATAAAAAGTAGGGGTACAAAGGTCAAGGATAGATATCCCATTGACAAAAGCAATCCCTTCTACGATATCGACCCTAATAAATGCATTTTATGCGGAAAGTGTATAAATGTTTGCAGGGAGCTTCAGGGAAGAGGCTGCCTTGAGATAAATGAAAAAGGGTATATATCAAGAAAAAATAATGAGGATAACATGTGCGAATCCTGCGGAAACTGCCTGGATGTGTGCCCCACAGGAGCAATAAAGGAAGCAAAATTTGATGAAGAATTTGCAGAGATGGCAGAATTTGATTCCATTAATGAAGAAGAAAAAAAAGTCAAAACCACCTGTTCCTACTGCGGAGTAGGCTGTCAATTGGAGCTTTTAGTAAAAGCCGGGAAGGTTGTTGAGGTAAAACCGGTTAACGTACCGCCTAATAACGGGCTTTTATGTGTAAAAGGCAAGTTCGGATATAAATTCATCAATCATCCCGACAGGCTTAAAACACCTTTAATTAAAAAGAACGGGAAATTCGTTGAAGCAACCTGGGAGGAAGCATACACCCTTATTACAGATAAGGCAAAAGAAATAAAGAACAAGTACGGCGGCAGCGCCTTTGGGGGATTGAGCTCGGCACGCTGCACCAATGAAGAAAATTATCTCTTTCAAAAATTGATAAGGGCGGTGTTCGGCACAAATAATATTGACCATTGTGCCCGCCTCTGACATTCCTCTACGGTTGTAGGTCTTGCAGCCACATTGGGAAGCGGAGCCATGACAAACAGCATAAATGAAATACTGAATACCGACCTCATGTTTATCATAGGCTCAAATACTACAGAAAATCATCCTGTAATAGCAAACAAGATGCGACAGGCAAAGAAAAATGGGGCTAAATTAATTGTTGCCGACCCCCGGCGAATTGACCTGGCCAAAATTGCCGATATCCATCTGCAGCTTAAGCCGGGCACCAATATAGCCCTTTTAAATGCCATGATGTATGAAATAATCGAAAATGACCTGTATGATAAAGAATATGTAATGGAGCGAACTGAAGGCTTTGAAAAGCTTAAGGAACACTTAAAGGATTTCACTCCGGAAATTGTAGCGCCTATTTGCGGCATTGATGCAGAGGAAATAAAAAAGGCGGCAAGGATGTATGCAGAAGCAGACAAAGCAGGCATATATTATGCCATGGGTATCACCCAGCATGTTTCTGGAAGCCATTCAGTCATGGTACTTTCAAATCTTGCAATGCTCTGCGGCAATATAGGAAAGGAATCTGCGGGAGTTAACCCCTTAAGAGGACAGAACAATGTTCAGGGCTCCTGTGATATGGGAGGCCTGCCGGGAGATTTCCCAGGATACCAAAAGGTATATAATAAGGCGGTCAGAGAAAAGTTTGAGAAAGCCTGGGGAGCTCCGCTTCCGTCAAAAGCAGGCTTAACTTTGTCCGAAATAATTCACGGGGGAGAAGACGGCACCATCAAGTTCTTGTATATCATGGGCGAAAACCCCATGATGACCGACCCGGATTTAAAAAATGTAAAAAAAGATCTGGAAGCCGTTGAATTTATGGTCGTACAGGATATATTCCTAACCGAAACCGCAGCCCTGGCCCATGTAGTGCTTCCAGCAGGCTCCTTTGCCGAAAAGGACGGCACCTTTACCAATACCGAAAGAAGGGTGCAAAGAGTAAGAAAGGCCATAGAGCCTGTGGGAGATTCAAAAGCCGACTGGGAAATCATAATGGAAATTATGAATAGGCTGGGATATGAGAAAAAATACACTCACCCTTCAGAAATTATGGAAGAGATAGCATCGCTGACTCCCCAGTACGGAGGCATAACCTATGACAGGATTGAGGAAATAGGCATTCAATGGCCTTGTCCAACACCGGGTCATCCCGGAACACAGATTTTGCATGAAGGCGGCTTCAGCAGAGGCAAGGCTTTGTTTGTCACAGTGGACAATATCTCAAGTGCAGAGCTTGCTGATGTCGACTATCCGTTTATAATGACCACCGGCAGGGTTTTATTTCAATATCACAGCATGACCATGACAGGAAGAGTAGATGAGTTAAATAGCAAGGCGCCTGATTCTTACCTTGAAATGAACACTGCCACCGTTGAAAGGTTAGGCCTTAAAAACGGTGACAAAGTAAAGGTATCGTCAAGAAGAGGCTCTGTTGAAACTCAAATAAAATCCACTGATTTTATAGATGAGGATGTGCTGTTCATGCCGTTTCATTACAGG
- a CDS encoding Ldh family oxidoreductase, whose product MAEEKVYWVDFDIMEKFMTDVFKGVGVPSEDAKICADILITSDKRGIDSHGVGRLKPIYYDRIRLGVQNPVTNFEVVREGLTTAVVDGHHGMGHVIGKKAMAMAIEKAKKYGMGMVVVRNSTHYGIAGYYGIMAANEDMIGITGTNARPSIAPTFGVENMLGTNPLTFGMPTDEEFPFVLDCATSITQRGKIEVYDREGKEIPAGWVIDAGGNTRTDTHEILKDLVKGTAALTPLGGIGEKTAGYKGYGYATVVEILSSALQAGSFLKGLTGFDDKGKPTTYNLGHFFIAIDINAFIQPENFKKAAGNILRELRASKKAPGNERIYTAGEKEYLSWLDRKDRGVPINEALQKDIADLKRELNLTWYKFPFE is encoded by the coding sequence ATGGCAGAAGAAAAAGTTTACTGGGTGGACTTTGACATCATGGAGAAGTTTATGACTGACGTATTCAAGGGAGTGGGAGTACCGTCGGAGGATGCAAAAATCTGCGCCGACATACTCATAACTTCCGATAAAAGGGGTATAGATTCTCATGGCGTCGGAAGATTAAAGCCCATATATTATGACAGAATAAGACTGGGAGTACAAAATCCCGTTACCAATTTTGAAGTGGTGAGAGAAGGGTTGACTACGGCAGTTGTAGACGGACATCACGGAATGGGACATGTAATAGGCAAAAAAGCAATGGCAATGGCTATTGAAAAGGCAAAAAAATACGGAATGGGGATGGTGGTTGTCAGAAATTCCACTCATTACGGTATCGCCGGCTACTATGGGATAATGGCTGCCAATGAAGATATGATAGGCATAACCGGAACTAATGCCAGGCCGTCAATTGCTCCTACCTTTGGAGTGGAAAACATGCTGGGCACAAACCCCTTAACCTTTGGTATGCCTACAGACGAGGAATTCCCTTTTGTGCTTGATTGCGCAACTTCAATTACTCAGAGAGGGAAGATTGAAGTTTACGACAGGGAAGGCAAGGAAATTCCTGCCGGATGGGTAATAGATGCCGGCGGCAATACCAGAACAGATACCCATGAGATATTAAAGGATTTGGTTAAAGGCACGGCAGCGCTTACTCCTTTAGGCGGAATCGGGGAAAAAACAGCAGGATATAAAGGATATGGATATGCAACAGTTGTTGAAATTTTATCCTCCGCACTTCAGGCCGGGTCGTTTTTAAAAGGGCTTACCGGCTTTGATGATAAGGGTAAGCCTACTACATACAACCTGGGGCACTTTTTTATTGCAATTGATATAAACGCCTTTATCCAACCCGAAAATTTCAAGAAGGCAGCAGGAAATATTTTAAGAGAATTAAGAGCTTCTAAAAAAGCTCCGGGTAATGAACGGATATATACAGCCGGTGAAAAGGAATATTTATCCTGGTTAGATAGAAAAGACAGGGGAGTTCCCATAAATGAAGCGCTTCAAAAGGATATCGCTGATTTAAAAAGGGAACTTAACCTTACATGGTATAAATTTCCCTTTGAATAA
- a CDS encoding SGNH/GDSL hydrolase family protein, translating to MFNKIVCIGDSITKGKVWKENERKPYITEMSYPSILQKLLCVDVKNYGICDITSRQILENIPGIRDFNRESAVILEIGGNDCNLNWKNIKRNPHGSHEAAIPLEGFKNNLQKIVDTVKNFECAPLICTLPPLDPDRYYNLLKRVFGESIKLWIDKNGGIFNWQERYSNAVKEIAKKTGAYLIDIREAFLNTVDYRKYISIDGIHPNEDGYHLIARTCLDALKSIF from the coding sequence TTGTTCAATAAGATAGTATGTATAGGTGATAGTATTACCAAAGGTAAGGTATGGAAAGAAAATGAGCGAAAGCCTTATATTACTGAAATGTCTTATCCGAGTATACTGCAAAAATTATTATGTGTTGATGTGAAAAACTATGGCATATGTGATATTACAAGCCGGCAAATCCTTGAAAATATACCGGGTATTAGGGACTTTAACAGGGAAAGTGCTGTAATACTTGAAATTGGCGGAAACGATTGCAACCTGAACTGGAAAAATATTAAGAGAAATCCTCATGGAAGTCATGAGGCGGCAATACCTTTGGAGGGATTTAAAAATAATCTTCAAAAAATTGTTGATACTGTGAAAAACTTTGAGTGTGCCCCGCTTATTTGCACACTTCCGCCCCTTGACCCCGACAGGTATTATAATCTGCTAAAAAGAGTTTTTGGAGAGAGTATAAAGCTATGGATAGATAAAAACGGAGGAATATTTAACTGGCAGGAGAGATACAGCAATGCAGTTAAAGAAATTGCCAAAAAGACCGGTGCATATCTTATAGACATAAGGGAAGCATTCCTAAATACAGTGGACTACAGAAAATACATAAGTATTGACGGAATACACCCTAATGAAGACGGTTACCATTTAATAGCACGGACATGCCTTGATGCATTGAAGTCTATATTTTAA
- a CDS encoding SPL family radical SAM protein, whose product MELIAAKSIVSKAKSPELWFGAEYNMNIYRGCCHGCIYCDSRSDCYQVDNFDEVKAKENALSIIEKDLKGKRNKGVVATGAMSDPYNPYEAEQRLTRRALELLHKYGFGCCIATKGSLITRDIDILKSIIKHSPVIAKITITSADDKLSKMVEPNAQPSSKRFEAIGGLSRNGIFAGVLLMPILPFIEDNEENLVNIIRLAHESGAKFVYPTLAVSLRDNQKVYFYKALDEKFPGVKEKYIKQYGNSFWCYSSNYKVLMEIIKENCDKYGLLYKMKDIIHAYKSKYQSEQLTLY is encoded by the coding sequence ATGGAGTTGATAGCTGCGAAATCAATCGTATCAAAGGCTAAAAGTCCGGAGCTGTGGTTTGGTGCAGAATATAATATGAACATATACAGAGGCTGCTGCCATGGATGTATTTATTGCGACAGCCGCAGCGACTGTTACCAGGTGGATAATTTTGATGAGGTTAAAGCAAAGGAAAATGCCTTATCTATAATTGAAAAAGATTTAAAAGGAAAAAGGAATAAAGGCGTAGTGGCTACAGGGGCTATGTCTGACCCCTATAATCCATATGAAGCAGAACAAAGATTAACCCGGAGAGCATTGGAGCTTCTCCATAAATACGGTTTTGGCTGCTGCATAGCCACAAAGGGGTCTCTTATAACAAGAGATATTGATATTTTAAAAAGCATAATAAAGCATTCTCCAGTCATCGCAAAAATAACTATAACATCAGCCGATGATAAATTGAGCAAAATGGTTGAACCCAATGCACAGCCTTCTTCGAAAAGGTTTGAGGCAATCGGTGGATTGTCAAGGAACGGCATATTTGCAGGGGTACTCCTTATGCCCATCCTGCCTTTTATAGAAGATAATGAAGAGAATTTAGTGAATATAATCAGGCTTGCCCATGAAAGTGGTGCAAAATTTGTATATCCGACTCTGGCAGTCAGTTTAAGGGACAATCAGAAGGTCTATTTTTATAAGGCCTTAGATGAAAAATTCCCGGGAGTCAAAGAAAAATATATTAAACAATATGGAAACAGTTTTTGGTGCTATTCGTCAAACTATAAGGTACTCATGGAAATTATAAAAGAAAACTGTGATAAGTATGGTCTATTATATAAAATGAAAGATATAATCCATGCTTATAAATCTAAATACCAAAGTGAGCAGCTTACCTTGTATTAG
- a CDS encoding DUF3243 domain-containing protein codes for MDFDNFKTLGEWDKWKGALAKAVDLGEAIGFNENTVDKMAYRIGNFLSSTVDPENREERVLQELWKVADESDKKVLAKLIVRMVEKDSRLH; via the coding sequence ATGGATTTTGACAATTTTAAAACCCTCGGAGAATGGGATAAGTGGAAAGGAGCCCTGGCAAAAGCAGTAGACCTTGGCGAAGCAATAGGATTTAACGAAAACACAGTTGATAAAATGGCTTATAGAATAGGGAATTTTTTATCTTCCACAGTAGACCCTGAAAACAGGGAGGAAAGGGTTCTGCAGGAACTCTGGAAAGTAGCTGATGAAAGTGACAAAAAAGTTCTGGCAAAGCTCATTGTCAGGATGGTGGAAAAAGACAGCCGGTTACATTAA
- the glpK gene encoding glycerol kinase GlpK, whose amino-acid sequence MTKYIMSFDQGTTSSRTIIFNEQGKIAGMAQKEFAQIYPKPGWVEHDPMEILESQMYSAKEALKNASLTGEDIAAIGITNQRETAVLWDKHTGRSIYNAIVWQCRRTAYICDELKKNGYDEKIRQKTGLLIDAYFSGTKIKWILDNVEGAREKARRGEILFGTVDSWLLWNLTGGKIHATDYSNASRTLVYNIRDLKWDEEILEILDIPKEMLPEVKPSSHIFGHTARELFDAAIPIAGIAGDQQAALFGQACFKPGMAKNTYGTGCFLLMNTGEKLIESKNGLLSTISWGIKGKVEYALEGSIFVGGAVIQWLRDELKMLQSSGESEEYAKAVKDSNGVYVVPAFVGLGAPYWDMYARGAIFGLTRGAKREHIIRASLECIAYQTMDVLKAMEEDSGISLKELKVDGGASSNNFLMQFQADILNTAVERPNIIETTALGAAYLAGLTAGYFEDMEKISNNRLTGRHFTPAMEEAARQSLISGWHKAVARSLSWDNI is encoded by the coding sequence GTGACTAAATATATTATGTCTTTTGACCAGGGGACGACAAGCTCAAGAACCATAATTTTCAATGAGCAGGGCAAGATAGCAGGGATGGCTCAGAAGGAGTTTGCACAGATTTATCCAAAACCCGGATGGGTGGAGCATGACCCCATGGAAATACTTGAAAGCCAGATGTATTCTGCAAAAGAGGCGTTAAAAAATGCCTCGCTTACAGGTGAGGATATTGCTGCCATCGGAATAACAAACCAAAGAGAGACAGCAGTTCTTTGGGACAAACATACCGGCAGGTCCATTTATAATGCCATAGTGTGGCAGTGCCGGAGGACGGCTTACATTTGTGATGAATTAAAGAAAAATGGCTATGATGAAAAAATCCGTCAAAAGACGGGGCTTTTAATAGATGCATATTTTTCGGGCACAAAAATAAAATGGATACTTGATAATGTAGAGGGTGCAAGAGAAAAGGCAAGAAGAGGTGAGATACTCTTTGGCACCGTTGATTCCTGGCTTCTCTGGAACCTGACGGGAGGAAAAATACACGCAACGGATTACTCCAATGCTTCAAGGACTCTTGTTTATAACATACGGGATTTAAAATGGGATGAAGAAATCTTAGAAATTCTGGATATCCCAAAGGAAATGCTGCCGGAAGTTAAGCCTTCAAGCCATATCTTTGGACACACAGCTAGAGAATTATTCGATGCTGCAATCCCCATTGCCGGAATTGCCGGAGATCAGCAGGCGGCCCTATTTGGACAGGCTTGCTTTAAACCCGGCATGGCAAAAAATACATATGGAACAGGCTGCTTTCTGCTGATGAATACAGGAGAAAAACTTATAGAGTCTAAAAATGGACTGCTTTCGACTATTTCCTGGGGAATAAAGGGCAAGGTAGAATATGCATTGGAAGGCAGCATATTTGTCGGCGGTGCCGTAATACAATGGCTAAGGGATGAACTTAAAATGCTGCAAAGCTCCGGTGAGAGTGAAGAGTATGCAAAAGCTGTGAAGGATTCTAACGGAGTCTATGTTGTGCCTGCCTTTGTAGGCCTGGGAGCCCCTTATTGGGATATGTATGCCCGGGGCGCCATTTTTGGCTTGACCCGAGGTGCAAAAAGGGAGCATATAATAAGGGCATCCTTAGAATGTATAGCATATCAAACCATGGATGTACTAAAAGCCATGGAAGAAGATTCGGGTATTTCATTAAAGGAATTGAAAGTGGACGGCGGAGCCAGTAGCAACAATTTTTTAATGCAGTTTCAGGCAGATATCTTAAACACAGCAGTTGAGAGACCAAATATAATAGAAACCACAGCGCTTGGCGCTGCTTATCTCGCAGGGCTTACAGCAGGATATTTTGAAGACATGGAGAAAATATCAAACAACAGGCTGACAGGCCGGCACTTTACACCGGCCATGGAGGAGGCAGCCCGCCAATCTCTAATCTCAGGCTGGCATAAAGCAGTGGCTAGGTCTCTATCATGGGATAATATCTAA